The following coding sequences are from one Magnetococcales bacterium window:
- a CDS encoding response regulator, with product MRRAELRPSLRGRLLLLVLLTVLPAFGLIVHSAWEDWDRARAQAERQTRQLAAFVADEQGRLLAEARQMLTILSHLPIVRDLNLLPLCHETLARLRQQNPLYANIGVVDAQGNLLCSALPFESPINFSDREWFRRAVSTQDFAVGDYRVALLAKVPVVNVALPLYNDDGSLSRLVYAPLALSWFESLAEKLPVSPNTVLVVVDGQGTVLARHPDPHRESMGKPMPEKGLLESILSPDCKGFAEFSGSDGVMRLNAVEPLSLSKGRCVYVSVGVPRDELYSPVERRLWRNLGAMLVVSVLMFTLAWFGSDWFILRQVRALIGAARCLGLGDLTARTGLPHGGEELGQLAQSFDEMAARLEEREARLAAADRALTVLSAGNRAMLRATDESILLDDMCRLVVEKGGYNRVWIGFTSSDESRQLHIVAHFGFGAKGVDASCISWVESGSGECAVTAAVQRGEAVVARGCAGVLLASGAPMDPMTVLALPMRNEEGVFGVVAIYASRNDLFDRSEIELLGEAAADIAYGITRLRDQTRRKEAEQANRIKSEFLANMSHELRTPLNAIIGFSEVLKDGLVDPLTPPQQEYVIDIFESGRHLLSLINDILDLSKVEAGRMTLDLEDIAVNTLLENSLAIVKEKATAHRLVLTREVEENLDALRLDVRKTRQIVYNLLSNAVKFTPDGGRIHLRAGRVCRAAVESWSAATSNTLHWPLPPNDFTDFLEISVEDSGIGIGRDDAVRLFKPFSQIDSSLSRRYEGTGLGLAMVMKMVELHGGTVAVASESGQGSCFTVWLPWREAGGGMASAVLPVLPSPEGWTALVIEDNDTAAELVGLQLEAEGLHALRVVSAEEAMALVGSFQPAVIILDIFLPGMDGWDFLEALKRPDSPWVDVPVVIVSIVADARKGFALGASQVLQKPVGRDDLATALHRLGFGPEVERQGKVLIIDDDPKAVELLATHLAAPGQVVLRASGGAEGIGLARSALPDLILLDLIMPEVNGFDVVEALRADPATVAIPIIVVTAKQLTREDHERLNSAAVAIMAKADFQPGHLVAEVRRALATQAKETR from the coding sequence ATGAGGCGGGCGGAACTGCGTCCCAGTTTGCGGGGACGGTTGCTGCTGCTGGTCTTGTTGACGGTGCTGCCGGCCTTTGGACTGATCGTCCATTCCGCCTGGGAGGATTGGGACCGGGCCAGGGCGCAGGCGGAACGGCAGACCCGGCAATTGGCCGCGTTCGTCGCCGACGAGCAGGGCCGCCTTCTGGCCGAGGCCAGACAGATGCTGACCATTCTGTCCCATTTGCCCATTGTGCGTGATCTCAACCTGTTGCCCCTGTGTCACGAAACCCTGGCGCGGTTGCGTCAGCAAAATCCTCTTTACGCCAACATCGGCGTGGTCGATGCTCAGGGCAATCTGTTGTGCAGTGCTTTGCCCTTTGAGTCGCCGATCAATTTTTCCGATCGGGAGTGGTTTCGTCGTGCGGTGTCCACTCAGGATTTTGCGGTGGGGGATTACCGGGTGGCGCTGCTGGCCAAGGTGCCGGTGGTGAATGTGGCTTTGCCGCTTTACAACGACGACGGCAGCCTGTCCCGGTTGGTTTACGCTCCGCTGGCCCTGTCGTGGTTCGAGAGTCTGGCCGAGAAACTGCCCGTCTCCCCCAATACGGTGCTGGTGGTGGTGGATGGACAAGGGACGGTGTTGGCCCGTCATCCGGATCCGCACCGGGAATCGATGGGCAAGCCGATGCCGGAAAAAGGGCTTCTGGAATCGATTCTCTCTCCGGATTGCAAAGGCTTTGCCGAGTTTTCCGGCTCCGACGGGGTGATGCGGCTGAACGCGGTGGAACCTTTGTCCCTGAGCAAGGGCCGATGCGTCTATGTGAGCGTGGGTGTGCCCCGGGATGAGCTTTACAGTCCGGTCGAGCGGCGCTTGTGGCGCAATCTGGGGGCCATGCTGGTGGTGAGCGTGTTGATGTTCACCCTGGCCTGGTTTGGCAGCGACTGGTTCATTTTGCGTCAGGTGCGGGCGTTGATCGGGGCGGCCCGCTGTTTGGGTCTGGGGGATCTGACCGCCCGCACCGGATTGCCCCATGGTGGCGAGGAGCTGGGACAACTGGCCCAGAGTTTCGACGAGATGGCGGCGCGCCTGGAGGAACGGGAGGCGCGTCTGGCCGCCGCCGACCGGGCGTTGACCGTGTTGAGCGCCGGCAATCGCGCCATGCTGCGTGCCACGGATGAGTCCATCCTGCTCGATGACATGTGTCGTCTGGTGGTGGAAAAGGGAGGCTACAACCGGGTGTGGATCGGTTTCACCAGCTCGGACGAGAGCAGACAGTTGCACATCGTGGCCCATTTCGGATTCGGTGCCAAAGGGGTCGATGCTTCTTGTATTTCCTGGGTGGAGTCTGGTTCCGGGGAGTGTGCGGTGACGGCGGCGGTACAGCGGGGCGAGGCGGTGGTGGCCAGGGGGTGCGCCGGAGTGTTGTTGGCTTCGGGCGCGCCGATGGATCCCATGACGGTTCTGGCCCTGCCCATGCGCAACGAAGAGGGAGTTTTCGGGGTGGTGGCCATCTACGCCTCCCGCAACGACCTGTTCGACCGGTCGGAAATCGAGCTGCTCGGGGAGGCGGCGGCGGACATCGCCTATGGCATCACCCGGCTGCGGGATCAGACCCGGCGCAAGGAGGCGGAACAGGCCAATCGCATCAAGTCGGAATTTCTCGCCAACATGTCCCACGAGTTGCGCACGCCCCTTAACGCCATCATCGGGTTTTCCGAGGTGTTGAAGGATGGTCTGGTGGATCCCCTCACGCCTCCCCAGCAGGAGTATGTGATAGACATCTTTGAAAGCGGTCGTCATCTGCTCTCCTTGATCAACGACATTCTGGATCTTTCCAAGGTCGAGGCCGGGCGGATGACCCTCGATCTGGAGGATATCGCTGTGAATACCCTGCTGGAAAACAGTCTGGCCATTGTCAAGGAGAAGGCCACCGCCCATCGGCTGGTGTTGACCCGGGAGGTGGAGGAGAACCTGGATGCCCTGCGCCTCGATGTGCGCAAGACCAGGCAGATCGTCTACAACCTGCTTTCCAACGCGGTGAAGTTCACCCCGGACGGCGGGCGGATTCACTTGCGGGCCGGTCGGGTCTGCCGCGCCGCGGTGGAGAGCTGGAGCGCTGCCACCTCCAACACCCTGCACTGGCCTTTGCCCCCCAACGATTTCACCGATTTTCTGGAAATTTCGGTGGAGGATAGCGGCATCGGCATCGGGCGTGACGATGCGGTGCGTTTGTTCAAGCCTTTCAGTCAGATCGACTCTTCCTTGTCACGGCGCTACGAGGGTACCGGGCTGGGGCTGGCGATGGTGATGAAAATGGTGGAGCTGCATGGGGGTACGGTGGCGGTGGCCAGCGAGTCGGGTCAGGGGAGTTGTTTCACGGTCTGGCTGCCGTGGCGGGAGGCGGGAGGTGGGATGGCGTCCGCGGTGCTGCCGGTGCTTCCCTCGCCGGAAGGATGGACCGCCTTGGTGATCGAGGACAACGACACCGCCGCCGAACTGGTGGGGCTGCAACTCGAAGCCGAGGGTCTGCACGCCCTGCGGGTGGTGAGCGCCGAGGAGGCCATGGCGCTGGTGGGATCGTTTCAGCCTGCGGTGATCATTCTGGATATTTTTCTGCCCGGCATGGATGGCTGGGATTTTCTGGAGGCGCTCAAGCGACCCGACTCTCCATGGGTGGATGTGCCGGTGGTGATTGTTTCCATTGTCGCGGATGCGCGCAAGGGGTTTGCCCTTGGGGCCTCCCAGGTGTTGCAAAAGCCGGTGGGACGGGATGATCTGGCGACCGCGCTGCATCGTCTGGGGTTTGGTCCGGAGGTGGAGCGGCAAGGCAAGGTGTTGATCATCGACGATGATCCCAAGGCCGTGGAGCTGCTTGCGACCCATTTGGCGGCTCCGGGCCAAGTGGTGTTGCGGGCTTCCGGAGGGGCCGAGGGGATCGGGCTGGCCAGGAGCGCCTTGCCGGATTTGATTCTGCTCGACCTGATCATGCCCGAAGTCAACGGGTTCGACGTGGTGGAGGCGTTGCGGGCCGATCCGGCCACCGTGGCGATTCCGATCATCGTGGTGACGGCCAAACAACTGACCCGGGAGGATCACGAACGGCTCAACAGCGCTGCGGTGGCGATCATGGCCAAGGCCGACTTTCAACCCGGTCATCTGGTCGCCGAAGTGCGCCGTGCCCTGGCGACTCAGGCAAAGGAGACGAGATGA
- a CDS encoding response regulator — protein sequence MNPETMTEKKARILFVDDDPMVLSSMVRLLRHSFEVQTASAVAEAVMVLRTQGPFAVVVSDLEMPTIDGIQFLSRLRLAYPDTVRIMLTGRGDLGAAMQAINEGHIFRFLTKPCPPAVLKTALSDGVRQYQLITAERELLEKTVTEAIALLNEILGVANSAASDHAYRVRRLMTGMATALNVPDPWIWQAAASLSQLGCIVLAPEILDKVFHRVPLTQEESALYQKHPQVGANLIRTVSRLERVAEVVARQNEEAEHSDPAHLAARALKAALDFDLMRLQFRNETPARLFAKMRERTGCYDPIILDLLEQVATAHLQGALKSIPLAELTTDMVFLQDLVTTTGTLLVREGEVVTRPMMERLALFQETVGIRQPFHVFVPTT from the coding sequence ATGAATCCTGAAACAATGACGGAAAAAAAAGCCAGGATACTTTTTGTGGATGACGACCCGATGGTGCTGTCCAGCATGGTTCGACTGCTGCGGCATTCATTCGAGGTGCAGACCGCCAGCGCGGTGGCGGAAGCGGTGATGGTCTTGAGAACCCAGGGACCGTTTGCCGTGGTGGTTTCCGATCTGGAAATGCCCACCATCGATGGCATTCAATTTCTCAGCCGGTTGCGTCTGGCCTATCCGGATACGGTGCGCATCATGCTGACCGGTCGCGGGGATCTGGGGGCGGCGATGCAGGCCATCAACGAAGGACACATCTTCCGTTTTCTCACCAAGCCCTGTCCTCCGGCAGTACTCAAGACGGCCTTGTCGGACGGGGTCCGTCAATACCAACTGATCACCGCCGAACGGGAGTTGCTGGAAAAAACCGTCACCGAGGCCATCGCCCTGCTCAACGAAATTCTCGGCGTGGCCAACTCCGCCGCCTCCGACCACGCCTATCGGGTCCGACGTCTGATGACCGGCATGGCCACCGCGTTGAACGTTCCGGATCCCTGGATCTGGCAGGCGGCAGCCTCCCTGTCCCAGTTGGGATGCATCGTCTTGGCTCCGGAGATCCTCGACAAGGTGTTTCACCGGGTGCCCCTCACCCAGGAGGAGTCCGCCCTGTACCAAAAACATCCCCAGGTGGGGGCCAATCTGATCCGCACCGTCTCCCGTCTGGAAAGGGTGGCGGAGGTGGTCGCCCGACAAAACGAAGAAGCCGAACACTCCGATCCCGCCCATCTGGCAGCCCGGGCTCTCAAGGCCGCCTTGGATTTCGACCTGATGCGGCTGCAATTCCGCAACGAAACCCCGGCCCGGCTGTTTGCCAAAATGCGGGAACGCACCGGATGTTACGATCCCATCATCCTGGATCTGCTGGAACAGGTCGCCACCGCCCATCTGCAAGGGGCGCTGAAAAGCATCCCCCTGGCGGAACTGACAACCGACATGGTTTTTTTGCAGGATCTGGTCACCACCACCGGTACCCTGCTGGTACGCGAAGGGGAAGTCGTCACCCGACCCATGATGGAACGGCTCGCCCTTTTCCAAGAAACCGTCGGAATCCGGCAACCGTTTCATGTCTTTGTGCCAACCACCTGA
- a CDS encoding ATPase, producing the protein MTDSSMNPQELAQQLTDCRRQLLPLEKMAMVGQLAAGIAHEINNPVGYILSNLSSLEGYVMDLLRLVAVFREAEPLILQDPQLAARIQSMQQEIELDYLMADIPKLLEETGYGLERVRQIVKGLKDFAHQGEEQWEETDLLRCLETTLTVVWNELKYKAEVIREFQPVPRIHAISSQLNQVFSNLLINAAHAIEHSGTITVRTGHDPENESVWVEIADNGSGIAAENLERIFNPFFTTKPLGKGTGLGLSVSKQIIDKHGGVLEVTSTPEVGTTFRVSIPQANRQDGFDH; encoded by the coding sequence ATGACCGATTCCTCCATGAACCCCCAGGAGCTGGCGCAACAACTGACCGATTGCCGTCGGCAACTGCTCCCGCTGGAAAAAATGGCCATGGTTGGTCAGTTGGCGGCAGGGATCGCCCACGAAATCAACAATCCCGTCGGTTACATTCTGTCCAACCTCTCCAGCCTGGAAGGGTATGTGATGGATCTGTTGCGACTGGTGGCGGTTTTCCGGGAAGCCGAACCCCTCATCCTCCAGGATCCGCAACTGGCCGCCAGAATCCAATCCATGCAACAAGAAATCGAGTTGGATTATCTGATGGCAGACATCCCCAAACTCCTGGAAGAGACCGGGTACGGTCTGGAACGGGTGCGACAGATCGTCAAGGGGCTTAAAGATTTCGCCCATCAGGGCGAGGAGCAATGGGAAGAGACCGATCTTCTGCGCTGTCTGGAAACCACCCTCACCGTGGTCTGGAACGAACTCAAATACAAAGCCGAGGTGATCCGGGAGTTTCAACCCGTACCCCGCATTCACGCCATCTCATCCCAGTTGAATCAGGTCTTTTCCAATCTCCTGATCAACGCCGCCCACGCCATCGAGCATTCCGGGACCATCACCGTGCGGACCGGTCATGATCCCGAAAACGAATCGGTTTGGGTGGAGATCGCCGACAACGGCTCCGGCATCGCTGCGGAAAATCTGGAACGTATTTTCAACCCCTTCTTCACCACCAAGCCGTTGGGCAAGGGGACCGGTCTGGGGTTGTCGGTAAGCAAACAGATCATCGACAAACACGGTGGCGTGTTGGAGGTGACCAGCACTCCGGAAGTCGGAACGACTTTCAGGGTCTCCATTCCACAGGCAAACAGACAAGACGGCTTTGACCATTGA